The genomic region TTCGCCGGACTTTAGCCGGACCTCACTGGCCTGGCTTTCCAACATCTGCCTCAGCTCGGCAGAAATGCCCGACAGGAAACCGGTTTGAGGCAGGTGATCGGCTGGCATTGGAGGTCTCCATTCCATATGCGGCGCCATGTCTGCGCCGGCAGTGATGTTTTACAGTGGTTGAGGGGTGATCAGCCTGCAATGGCAACAAGTCCCAATTGGCGGGCCGCTGCAAGCGACAACAGGTTGCTGTTCAGCCCCTGGGGCTTTTGATAGCGGCGCACTGCGGCCCGGGTGGCCCGGTCCATCTGGCCATGGATGGCGCCGTGATACAGCTTACGGGCGGTCAGTGCGCGTTGCACCGAGGCGATGAGCGCAGGTGTCAGATCGGCGGCGCAGAGGATTTGGTACCAGCTTTCGCGACGCGGGCGGACAATATCCTGCCGGGTTTCGGTTTTGAACACCGCCGGCCGGATCACGCTGCCATCTGCCAGCAGCTCGGCCGGTTGCAGCATCACCTGATGGGTGACTGTTTCAATGATCGCCGGCCTGGTCTGCTTGCCCCAGCAACTGTCCGGCGCCGCCCCCGGAGGGGCGTTCAGGCCGCCCCGGGTGACGGTTGCGGTATTGGCGTCTGGCGGGGCGCAGGCGCTTAGGCTGGCCAGCAGGATGGCCGCCACAAAAAAGGGTCGGATCGGGGTCATGCTCGAAGGCCTCTGGTGGCTGCTCAGCCGGGCGGTTTGGCGCAGACTAGCCCAGATCCGGCAGCGGCGCAAAGGCGTCGTTACCCTGGCGTCCCTGTTCGGTTAGCAGCAGGTCCAGCATCGGCGAGATGTCCTCGATCTGTTCGGCGATCACATGGGTCACGGAATGCGCTCGTTGCAGCCGGCCGGTCACCCGCAGCAATCGTCCGGCGATCACCGCGCGCCGAAATGCTTCGTATATTTTGCGCCAGACGATGATGTTGATGATGCCGGTTTCGTCCTCAAGCGTCAGGAAAATCACCCCCTTGGCGGTGCCGGGACGCTGACGCAGGATCACCAGCCCGGCAACCGTGATACGGGCGTTTTCCGGCGGCTCGGCCAGGCGGGCGGCAATCAGGCAGCCGGGCGGGCGGGGCCAGTTGGGGGGGCGATATGACGGAGGCTGCGGCATAGGGATGGATCTGACGTTGCTGGACACCCTGTGGTGGTGGACTTGGCAAGAACAAATACAGAACGGAATAGTAAATGTCCAGCCGATCCCCTGCTGCGTCGCAAATGGCTCTGGCGCTGTCAGGGGGGCTTGGATACACAGTCAGGCAAGTACCGAGAAAGGGAATACCGAAACATGGCCAAGATTACCTATGTCGAGCACAACGGCACTGAGCATGTCGTGGACGTCGCCAGCGGGCTGACCGTCATGGAAGGCGCGCGTGACAACAATATTCCGGGCATCGAGGGCGACTGTGGTGGTGCCTGCGCCTGTTCAACCTGTCACGTCTATGTTGCGCCTGACTGGGTCGAGAAAATCCCGGCCAAGGACGACATGGAAGAGGACATGCTGGACTTTGCCTATGAGCCGGACCCAGCCCGTTCACGTCTGACCTGTCAGATCAAGGTGTCCGATGCCTTGGATGGCCTGGTTGTACAGATGCCGGAAAAACAGATCTGATGTTTATCCCGGGTGAGGTGGCGCGGCGTCTTTTGCCCCGCCCCTGGCCCGGTCCTACCCGCCACGCGCTGCGGCTTTTGCGCCTGTGGCTTGGCGGGCTGGTGCTGATGGCTGCCAGCATGGCCCAGGCGACACCGCCGGATGTGATCGTCTCGGCCCGATTTATTGAGCCCACCACACGCTATGATCACGCTATTCTGGGCGATGATGTGGAGTGGGGCGCGTTAGAGCTGCTGGTTGACGCCTGTTCTGGCTGTGATGGTAGCGTGGCGTACCGATTGATCATCCGGCTGCCGGAAACCCATGTCTTTGAAGATCTGGAACCGCGTATCATTGAGGGCGATGACGGCCCGACGCTGGTGATGGTGGTTGAGAGCAGCCTGACCCAAGGCGCCCGGCTGTCGCTGTATGACGAGCGTGGGCTATATGCGGCGACACCGTTCATTGGCCGCCCACATCGCTGGCTGGCGCCGATCGGATCCGCTGATCTGGATGGCGACGGCTGGCCCGAGGTGGCTTATATCGACCGTCCACATCTGGCCAAGACGTTGCGGATCTGGAGCCTGCGGGATGGGGAGTTGGTGGAAGTGGCCAGCAAGACCGGGCTGACCAATCACCGGATTGGCGAGGATTTCATTACCTCGGGTATTCGCGATTGTGGCGATGGGCCGGAGGTGGTGACGGTGGATAGTGGCTGGTCACGGATTGTGGCGTCGACACTGGGCGCCGGGGAGATCAGTAGCCGGGATATTGGGGCGTTTGAGGGGCGGGGAAGTATGGATCGGGCGTTGGACTGTCGGTAGATCTTTAGGGGAAGGCTATTGGCCCTTAGCTAATACGTTGTCCCAATTTCTATACGAGTGGCCTCAGTATTTTTGAAAATATTAGAAAGAACCTCATATGTCCAAGGTGAATAAGTACTTAAGAAGGCTACTTGTTTCGGTTTCTTTGTTGGGGCTATCCGCTGCATAACTCTACGCCAATTTTTCGACAGGAAGCAACCTAGTCAAAATATTTGTGTTGGCCATGGTCCTATTTGCTTTTCTAATATTGGTGTTTAGGATCTTATTTCCTATTTGCGGCGGATGGGCTTTGCGGAATATTATA from Parasedimentitalea psychrophila harbors:
- a CDS encoding peptidoglycan-binding domain-containing protein is translated as MTPIRPFFVAAILLASLSACAPPDANTATVTRGGLNAPPGAAPDSCWGKQTRPAIIETVTHQVMLQPAELLADGSVIRPAVFKTETRQDIVRPRRESWYQILCAADLTPALIASVQRALTARKLYHGAIHGQMDRATRAAVRRYQKPQGLNSNLLSLAAARQLGLVAIAG
- a CDS encoding OB-fold nucleic acid binding domain-containing protein; translation: MPQPPSYRPPNWPRPPGCLIAARLAEPPENARITVAGLVILRQRPGTAKGVIFLTLEDETGIINIIVWRKIYEAFRRAVIAGRLLRVTGRLQRAHSVTHVIAEQIEDISPMLDLLLTEQGRQGNDAFAPLPDLG
- a CDS encoding 2Fe-2S iron-sulfur cluster-binding protein; translation: MAKITYVEHNGTEHVVDVASGLTVMEGARDNNIPGIEGDCGGACACSTCHVYVAPDWVEKIPAKDDMEEDMLDFAYEPDPARSRLTCQIKVSDALDGLVVQMPEKQI
- a CDS encoding VCBS repeat-containing protein, producing MFIPGEVARRLLPRPWPGPTRHALRLLRLWLGGLVLMAASMAQATPPDVIVSARFIEPTTRYDHAILGDDVEWGALELLVDACSGCDGSVAYRLIIRLPETHVFEDLEPRIIEGDDGPTLVMVVESSLTQGARLSLYDERGLYAATPFIGRPHRWLAPIGSADLDGDGWPEVAYIDRPHLAKTLRIWSLRDGELVEVASKTGLTNHRIGEDFITSGIRDCGDGPEVVTVDSGWSRIVASTLGAGEISSRDIGAFEGRGSMDRALDCR